The window TCCCTTCAACTAATTCAGGAGTAACAGATGCTGCCAGGGTGGGCAAGACGAGAATTAAGCCCCAAACCAGCGCCAGGCTTATCCCAATTGCCAGAAATACTCTCTTTTCTTTCATTATCAACCTCCTTTTTTTTCTTCTTGGTTTCCTGACTTCCTTTTCGCTTGTAAATAAAAAGGCTGCCATGTGAGAGTTCACAGGCAGCCAGACGATCTGCAAATGCAGATTCACAGCTTTGCGTCCCCACCTCGCGATGGGTTTGCCTTTTTCTGTCCTTAGCGTTCGTCTTTCAGACGTTCCGCTAATTCGATTATAGAATGCATTTCAAGAGAATTTCCTGACAGTTTGCTGACAGTTTTCGACTATATTTATCCGAATTACTCTTTGCGCAACTGGTAGCCAATGCCTCGCACAGTCTGGATAAATTGAGGGTTAGCTGGATCCTCGCCAAGTTTGCGTCGCAGACGACGGATGGCCGCTTCTACGATATTCAGATCAATAAACCCTGCATCCTTTTCCAGACTAAATCCCCAGACATTATCATAGAGTTCCTGTTTGGTCACCACTGAGTCAACCCGATTTGCCAGATAGAGCAAGAGGTTGTATTCCAACGGACTTAATCCAATGGGTTTGCCGCGAACTAAAACCGATCGTTTTTTTGGCACGATAACCATATCCCTAACCTGCAGGGTTTGAAGCTCCTGCTTCTGGGTTCTTTCGGCGCGCTTCAGAGCGACCGTCAAACGGGCCAGAAATTCTTTTTGACGAATCGGCTTGACGATATAGTCGTCCGCTCCAGCTTCCAGGCCACGGACGACTTCTTCTTCTTGACCGCGCGCAGTGAGCAAGATTAGCGGTACCTGTGATATGCGCCGAATGCGGCGACAGAGTTCCAAACCATCAATGATCGGCATCATGACATCCAGAACCACGCCGTCAAAATGGCCTTTGCGCCAGACATCTAA is drawn from Anaerolineae bacterium and contains these coding sequences:
- a CDS encoding two component transcriptional regulator, winged helix family; amino-acid sequence: MTPKHNQLAVKSEHTYTILYGDDDPDMQTLVKLILQRAGMKVVLASNGQEVLDVWRKGHFDGVVLDVMMPIIDGLELCRRIRRISQVPLILLTARGQEEEVVRGLEAGADDYIVKPIRQKEFLARLTVALKRAERTQKQELQTLQVRDMVIVPKKRSVLVRGKPIGLSPLEYNLLLYLANRVDSVVTKQELYDNVWGFSLEKDAGFIDLNIVEAAIRRLRRKLGEDPANPQFIQTVRGIGYQLRKE